In Flavobacterium piscisymbiosum, the sequence CAAAAAACAAATTGTTAAAGAAAATCATATTTACTTTGAAGATTCTAATAGTATTATTTATGGCGAAAATTTTACCGTAATACATTACGAGTACGATTCTACCTCAAAAAGCTATATTATTTACAACGGAGAAGTAGATCATTTTGCTAAATTTCCTGAAAAAGAAAATCTGGCGCTTCATATGCTTAAAAATGGCAAAAATTTATTAAAGAAAGATTTCAAAAAAAATCCTTTCAATTCCTGGGAAGAATATGTTTTGAATACACCTCAGGCTGAAATCTATTTATTCAAATCTATTTTTAATAAATTAGATAAAGAAATGAAAGCTTTTTTAGACATCAACCAATCCGTTTCACCAAGATCAGAGGGAAACTATGATTATGTCACATTTTACAGAACAAATGATGAAATGGATTTTACTTATCTTAATTTTCTAAATGCAGTAAAAACAAACGCCTTAGAAAACTTCACAATTCCTGAGAAAATCAGTTCCGACTTCGATAATATTTTTTTTAGTTCCAGATATTCACTCTCAAATAAATATAGTTTTACCCAAATTGATAATCTCACGGATTTAAAAATTACGGATTCAGGATACAATAATCGTGTTTTTGAAAAATTGATTTGTAATGTACAATATGAAGGAAAAAGTTTTTACTTAGTTACTAATGAGGTCTCAGATCTTACAAGGGACTTCTACATTAAAATGTTCAATTATTATTCAAAAAACAAAACATTAGACATTCCTGCCCTAAAAAAATAAATATGAAAATCATACTAAAAACGATTGTATTAACAGTGTTACTAACACTCTACGGTTGCCATTCTGTTGGGAAAGAATTAATTGAAGTACCAGTAACAAAAGAAGAAATTACTTCTTCAGGTGAAATCAATTTAAAAAAAGGAGAAACCATTTCATTTTGGACGAAAATAAATAGCGGTACTCCATATCCTGAATACACCATTAAATATTTGATTGAAGAAAATAAAAAAACAATTGAATTTGATAGTATTAGTAGATTCACTTATGAAAAAAATCATATAATAAACGCTACGGCAACTTCTGAAGACATAACTGAAAAAACTTTTGAAGAAAAAGATACCATAATACACAAGGAAAATTTTGAATTTGAACTTGAAAATAAAAAATTTACTGCGCCAAAAGATGGCAAATACACATTTGCTTTCAAGCTGACAAAATACGAACCTGAGTCGCAATCCTCTTTTAGCAGTGGTGTATCTATCATTTTAAGGAAATAATAGATTCGGTTTTCGCATCATTTCGTTAATCACTTAAAAACAATTTCATTTCCTAAATTAAAAGAACTTTATTTTTAAAGACAACAAAAGTCATAAAAAATGTCGAAGATAAACTTCGACATTTTTATTTTTCACCCAAGATTTTGCTGAACACTGACGGTTATTTTTTACTTCTTAGCATTAATAAAATCAACAAGCTGCTGCGTTTTCAATGCTTCTATTTCTTTAATACGTTTTGCACGTGAATTATCTAAATTATTGGCATTTTTACCCGTAAGCGCTGTGGCTGGTTTGGTAAACAGTAAATAATCTCCAAATAAATGACTTAAAAACAAAGGGGAATTTCCAGGTCTGCTTTTATCAAAATTTGCAGATTGATGACAATAAAAGCAGCTTACTAAATTACTATTATTAATATCATGCAAATCCTTTTGAAAAGTCTGGGTGTAGGTTTCCATAGTAATGTTTGCCAAATTAACAGAACCTCTGGCTAACGAATCCGGAAGTGCACTTGCAATATCTCTTGTTACAATTGCTTTTTTCTGACCTTCAGAAGAAACCCCATCAAAATTTAACCAGACAGAACCATTGTAAAAATAGTTTTTAAAAACATCTTTCAAATTAGACGCTACACATTTATTGATATCCTCAATATTATTAAAATTAGCAGGTTCTGCCTGACTTGTTGCCATAAAGTCTCCCGTATTTAAATTCTTTGGAACTCCATATTCATACAGAATAAAGGCTTTATTCTCGACAACTGGCGAAGTTGCATTTCTAATCCATTTGATACCACTTATACCACTACTTGTTCCTTTTTCGTAAAATAACATTTCATTTGCCGCCGTTACCGAATTGGTTTTCTTATCGTAAACTGGCGCCATATCCTTATGCTCAAAAGTTGCCCAGATAAATTCGGGATGATTTTTTACAACTCCTACCACGTGCATTCCCAGCAATGCCATAGTTTTTTCGACATATTGTCCTTTACTATTTTGAACAGCTGCCTTAATGGTAAAATAATTCTGTTGCTGCGCTTTGGCAATTGCGTTTATATTAATCCAGGAAACTTTTAATTCTAAAGCTCCAACAGGAAATGTCTCTAAATTAGAAACCGGTAATTTTCCGCTATTGATTAAAGAAGCCATTAAAACAGCTTTGTCTTTTAGCAATGCATTAACGTGAATGGAATAATACACTGTATCTGCAGCTGCAGCATTATTATATTTAGGATTAGAACGTAAAACAGCACTAAAACCAGCCTGGTTAATAGAACTCAACGTAAGTTTAAGCCCCAATTGTGGCGCAACAGGTTCCATTTGCGGAGTAACCAAATCGAGAGAATCCAAGAAAAACAGATTTCCGCCTGACAATGGCTTTGTTACCCACAAAAACTTTTGCCACGACCATTGATGAAAATCACAATTTGTTGTATTTTCATTATCAAACGGACTTCCGTCACCTTCTTTTGGAGCTGGAGTTTGCTCATGCGGAAACCAACTTGTCTCACAGTTACAGGAATCTGCTGATGCATTTGCATAAGAAGCTCCATCTTGATATATTCCGTTATTTTTATTAAAAAGAAACAACCACAAACCAACTGCTATTATTATGATAAGCAGTAAACTAATGATAACGTATTTTTTTTTCATTTTCTTATAGGTTTAAATTGATTAGATAAACAGGGGAAATTCAATAAAAAAGATCGCCTTAATCAGGCGATCTTTAAATCAAAACTCTTATCGAGTCAGGAAATTTTTGCTATCCTGTTGAATTTGTTTTTGGGGAGAAATTAATTTTTAAACCAATTCTTCTTTTAAGTTTTTTGCTGCCGCTACCGGTACATTTTCAATATTATGTTTATAATATGAAAAACCTCCAGTTCCGTTCCAAGCATTATCGATTGCTAAATGAGCATCAAAATTGGCTAAAAATGAACCAATTGCCGGTGGAGGAACAGAGTGTATATATTGTCCCTGAAGACTAACAACTTGTGTAACTTTACCTATTCCTGCGGCATATATTTTTCCTTTTACGTTAACAACAATATGACTATCCGGACCTTGTATTGCCTGAGTAATTACAACTGTACCTGTAACAGTATGTTGTGATGGTACAACTACTAAACTAAATTTTGCAATTGGAGCACCTGGTGTTCCAACATTTCCAATTGTGCCTTGTGCTAAATAAGCACCTGCTAATAAATCTGACATAACTTTTTGATTTAGGTTTCCTACTCATAAGGCTTTTCGGGAACGCCTCGTTTTTTTTAGTGGTTTCTGCTCCACCTATTTAATCTGTTAATCGTATTATTTAGTGTTTAAAAAACATCTTGAATAATAGATTTGGGATGATTTCTATTTCAAAACTATATCAAATAAACAGGCATAATTAATAAAATGATATAGAGTGGAAATTATTGGTTATGAATGAGATAATGAATGACACAGAAAAATTTCGCACGTAAAAACACCTATTCCTGCTGATTTGAAAAAATAAAACAACTTTTTTAAATTAAACTTTCATTTATTTTTGAAAGTTTAAAAACTTTTACTTACATTTGATCTATGGAATTCAAAGAAGCAAAAAATAAGTTTGTACAAACCTGGGGAGCATTAGGTTCTCAGTGGGGAATTAATAAAACCATGGCACAAATCCATGCTTTATTAATGGTCTCGAACGAACCTGTTTCTATGGAAGACATTATGGACGAATTGCAAATTTCCCGCGGCAATACCAGTATGAACCTAAAAGCTTTGATGGATTGGGGAATTGTTTATAAAGAATACAAAACCGGAGAAAGAAGAGAGTTTTTTACCGCCGAAAAAGATCTTGACGAATTGGCTGTAAAAATTGCCAGAGAAAGAAGCAAAAGAGAAATTAAACCTGCGCTTAAAATTTTAAAAGAAGTTTCGACAATTGATGCCAACAATTCGGCTGAAGAAAAACATTTTGTAGATCAGACCTCTAAATTGTATGATTTCGTTTTAAAAGCAGATAATATGTTAGACAAAATGACTGAATTTAATGATAATTGGTTAGGCCGTTTGGTTTTAAAAATAATGAAGTAAAAAAATTTAATTAAAACTTTCATTTTTTTCTGAAAGTTTAAAACAATCAATAACTATGAAAGCTATAAACTACCTCAACTACTTTTTTGTTGCTACACCCATAATACTTATTACAATAGGGCTGTTTACAAGTTCTGAACTAGCATGTTTTGGTTTTTTATTCACCATACTTACCGGTTTGTTTCAATTAATTTTTGGAATAAAAATGCTAATCGATGAACCAGATGACAAAAATCTTCAGGCTTATGTAAACGGAGTTATTTTCTTTTTCCTGCTTTGGCCCGTTAATGCTTTTATAATGCATTTTGAATTTATTTATTTCCTATTATTTATAATACCAATAATTCTGGCCATCTATTTTTCTATCATAACTTATAAAAAAGCGTACCAATGAACTTCTTAAAAGCAGAATGGAAAAACTTAGCACTCTTTAATTATGAAGTTGATGCTAAAATATTAGAAAAATATCTTCCCGCTGGAACTGAAATAGATTTTTGGAATAACAAATGTTATGTGAGTCTGGTTGGATTTATGTTTAAAAACACAAAGGTTTTAGGAATTAAAGTTCCGTTTCATGTAAATTTTGAAGAAATCAATTTAAGATTTTACGTAAAACGTTTTGAAAACGGCGAATGGAAACGCGGCGTTGTTTTTATCAAAGAAATTGTTCCTAAAAAAGCGATCACTTTTATTGCCAATACCTTGTATCAGGAACATTATGAAACGCAGAAAATGAGACATCAAATCATTGAGAATACAACTACCAATACTTTTATTTATCAATGGAAGAGTAACGAAAAGTGGAATACTATTGAATTAGAAACTGAAAAAAATTCAATAGAAATTAAAATTGATTCTGAAGCTGAATTTATCACAGAACATTATTTTGGATATACCAAAATTGATAGCGAAACTACTTTTGAGTATGAAGTTCAACACCCAAGATGGGAACAATATAAAGTTCTAAATCATAAAATAGATATTGATTTTCAGAAAAATTACGGTAGTGATTTTGAGTTTTTAGAAACTACTTTTCCAACTTCAGTTTTCCTTGCAAAAGGATCTGCAATTAAAGTAAAAAACAAACGCAAATTGCCAGAAATACAAGTTTTGGAGAATCTTACAGCTACAATTGATAGTTATTAATTTATAAAACGAAAATCATGAACACAACTATACCCAACTGGTTAATAATCGTAAGCGGACTAGGCCAAATATTTACAGCACTTATCTATCCTTATATTCGTCATAATGTTTTTGATTGGTACAACGATGTAAAACAACTTAAGCCACTTAATCAGGAAATTGCAAAAACTTATGGCAGATACATTCAGGGATTAAATTTTTGTTTTGGATTAATCGCGATTCTATTTACAACAGAACTTAAAGAACAATCAGCTTTGGCTGTTGCATTAACGGGATTAATTGCTATGTATTGGGTTGGAAAAGTAGCAACTCAAATTGCCTATTATCCGATGTATCAAATTCCTCAAAAACTAATTTTCAAAATTGGAAGTTACTTTATGAACACATTGTTTGTATTGTTTGCAACTGTAAATACAGCATTGTTTCTTTATAATTTAATTGGACATTATAAATTACTATAATCATGAATCTCAACATCATTGGATATTTTATATATCTCGGAGTTACGGTTTTCATCATTTTGAAAGTTGGAAAAATATGCTACAAAAACGGAAATATTTTTGTTGCAGAATTAATTCCAAATCATGCAGATATCTGTCAAAAAATCAATCAGGTTTTGCTTATGGCTTATTATCTTTTAAATATTGGGTATTGTGCTATGACGCTTATTTCCTGGCAGAAAATTTCATCTTCGGCACAATTGATTGAAACGATCGGAGTAAAAACAGCTATTATAATTTTCATCATTTCGATATTACATTATTTCAATATCATCATTTTAACCAAGTACATTCATAAATTAATCAAATAACACCTTAAATTAAATATCATGGAAACTACAAAAATCTTAATTGGTTACGGCATTTATTTACCAATCGCTTTATTCCTTACTTATTACGTTTCTAAAACACTTTTTAAAAACGGAAAAATCTTTATGCTGGATATTTTTAAGGGAAGAGAAGAAATTGCCGAAGCTACGAATAGACTTTTCGAAACAGGTTTTTACCTTTTAAACATTGGTTTTGCCTTAATGATTCTGCAACTGCAATTGAGCAACAATAGTTATCAGGAATTAATTGAAAGATTAAGCTACAAAATTGGCGGATTTTCTATTTATCTTGGCGTAATGTTATTCTTTAATTTGTATTTTTTCTTTAGAGGAAAAAGAAAAGCCAAAGAAGCGCAGGAAGAAGAAAGACTGGTTTTTAAAGCATAATTTCATATTAAAAGTCGCCACGAATTTCACGAATTATCACGAATTAATATTTTAAAAATTAGTGCAAATTCGCGGAATTCGTGGCAAAAAAAATCACAAAACCATGAACAAACTTATCATAGCAGCCGGAACAGGATTTTTAGGACAAGTCTTAGTCAATCATTTCAAAAATAAATTTGAAGAAATTGTAATTCTGACCCGTGGAAAATCGCAAATAATTGACGGAATAAAATATGTAAACTGGAATGCCAGAACTTTTTCTGGTTGGGAAAATGAACTTGAAAATGCAACGGTTTTAATAAATCTGGCAGGAAAATCTGTTGATTGTCGTTATACTGAAAAGAATAAAAAAGAAATCTTATTATCAAGAATTGAAAGCACAAAGATTCTAAACAAAGCGGTTCTGAATTGTAAAACCCCACCAAAACACTGGCTAAATTCTTCAACTTCTACTATTTATAGATTTTCTTTGGATAAACAAATGGATGAAATTGATGGAGAAATCGGGAATGATTTTTCTATAAACGTCGCTTTGTCCTGGGAAAAAGCATTCTTTAAAACCGAAACTCCTAATACTTTAAAAACCGCTTTACGAACTTCAATTGTTTTAGGAAAAAACGGCGGTGCTTTTATTCCGCTTAAAACTTTGGCAAAAACGGGTTTTGGCGGAAAACAAGGAAAAGGAAATCAATTCATCAGCTGGATTCATGAAGAAGATTTTGCCAATGCGGTTGATTTTATTATCGAAAGAAAAATTACCGGAGTCATTAATGTTGTTTCTCCTGAGCCAGTTCGCAATGCTAATTTTATGCAAAAGCTTAGAAAAGCAGTTGGTTTTCCTTTCGGAATTCCGGTAAATACTTTTTTACTAAAAATTGGATCTTTCTTTATTCGAACAGAAGCTGAATTGGTTTTGAAAAGCAGAAATGTGATTCCGAAAAAGCTTTTAGAAAATGGGTTTAAGTTTAAGTTTGGAGATATTGACGAGGCTTTTACAAATTTATTAAAGAAATGAAAGAACAAAATACAGATTGGATTTTTTTATTTAAACATTGGATCCTCACATTGTTACTAGGTCCAGTTATTTGTCAACTAATAATGTATATTATAGTTTTACATCCAAATAAAATTGTAGGCTTATTAGAAGTATTTCCCTTAGCTTTTATTTTTAGTTTGCTTTTTTCAATCCCCACCTATATTATCTATGCCTCCGCTTACAATTATTTTTCTAAAAAAGACTTACCAATTTTACTTTCAAAATTCATTTTAATTTCAATAGCCGTGAGCGGTATTTTTATAACTTCATATCTCATAAAAGGATACATGTGGTTGGATATTGCAATATCTTATTCCATTTCATCTATTATTAGCGGATTATTTTTTAAGTTGAATTTTAAAGATGAAGAAGAAAACGCAGAATAGATTTCTTTAAAACTTAGGTGAAGCAAAATATTTGCAGAAAACATACTACACGTTCTTTCATTAGCTCCAGAGGAGCGCCATATTTATAGAAATCAATAATCAGACCCACCTTTAAGCTCCGGCGGAGCGACATATTTTTATTACTACTATATATTACCCAGATGGGGTTTTCAATAAAATCCATTATTTTTCCATAAATACATCGTCCCGCAGGGACTTACTACTATGAGTATATATGCTTTATTAAATCATCCAAAAAAATAACAATATAAAATCTTCGTCAAAGTTTTAAATTTTGACAAATACAACTCATACCAACACCAACCATGACCACAATTCACCTCACCACAAAAATAAAAGCACCAAAACAAACCGTTTTCGATGCATCCAGAAACATAGATATTCACCAACAATCTGCAAGTCCTACAAATGAAAAGGCAATTGCCGGCGTAACATTTGGTTTGATTAATTTAAACGAAACAGTAACTTGGCGTGGCAAACATTTTGGCTTTTATCTCACCCATAAAAGCAAGATTACAGCAATGGATTTTTATGATTATTTTGTGGATGAAATGGAAGAAGGGAAATTTAAAACTTTTAGACACGAACATTTTTTTGAAGAAGAAAACGGCGTTACAATCATGAAAGACAAATTGCAATATGAAACTCCATTTGGAATTTTTGGCGAACTTTTCGATATTTTATTTCTTGAAAAACATCTGACTCAATTTCTTTTAGAACGAAATAAAGTACTGAAAGAAGTTTCGGAAAAACAGATTTAAAATAAATTTATTATTTCCCTTTATGAAAAATAAACTTACATTTACAAGCAACTAAAAATTCCAAAACCAAAACCTGACTTGCATGAAAAAACTCTACTTACTGTTATTTTTTTTCTTATTCTCCTTATTACATTCACAAAATCCTGCAGAAATTGATTTAAGTTATGACTACAATGATCATGACTTAATTTTAGATGGCAATGTAACAACAAGCATTACTCTATCTGATGGTAAAGTAATATTAGTTGGTGAATTTACCGGTTATCGCACAGGGAATAGTGTCGTTATTAAAACAGGCAGTATTATCAGGCTTAACTCAGATTTATCATACGACAGTACTTTTGATATTGGCAAAAAGCTTGTAGGGCCAATTTATTCTGTTGCTTTACAATCGACAGGAAAAATAGTGGTTGCAGGTTCTTTCACTTCGTATAATGGCACTGAAATAGATCGCTCATTGCTAAGATTTAATGCTGATGGGAGCTTAGATACTACTTTTAAATCTACAGAAGCAAAATATAGTGGTATTAAGCAAGTAAAAACAGGTCCGGATAATAAAATTTACACTGTAGCAGGATCAAGAATAAGCAGGCTGACCGCAAATGGCGATCCTGACTCTTTTTCCAGATCTTATGGTAATTCGGCAATTGCTTTTGCAGTAGATAAGGATGGCAAAATGGTTATAGGTGCCTATGATTATGATGGTCAGCAGGCTTTTAAAATAAATCCCACCGGCTATCCCGTATCCGGCTACGAACCAGGCTTCAACTATTTTGACTGTGGTATAAATTCTGTAGATATTCAATCTGATGGAAAAATATTAGTGGGAGGATCGTTTCGATCTTATGGATCAAAATACACCTCTTATGTCTCTGTTAACTATTTGGTAAGAATAAATCTCGATGGTTCGCTTGACACATCATTTTCCTGTCCGGAACTTATTGGAGAATATCTTGGGTATTGTGCTAATGCCAAAGTTACTGTTGTTTTAGCGCAGCCAGATAATAAAATATTAGTTGGAGGAATATTCCCTCCATATAAAGGAGCTCCGTCGAGAAATTTGATTCGTTTAAACAGTGACGGAACTATTGATAATACTTTTGTTACCGGCACAGGAACCAATGCAGGAATAAACGCAATAAGTCTGCGACCTAACGGGAACATTTTAGTTTGTGCTTCTAATGTTATTAATGGTTCCTATATCAATCTTTTAGTTTATAATAGTTATGATATCAAAACTTTCTTTGAATTAGACAGTAAGGGAAAATTAGTAAATCGAGAGAAAAGTTCAACAATTAATGCAGAAAAAATACTTCAACGACCAGATGGTAAATTCAATATTATAGGAGAATCAAGAGCACCTTACCACAGAGGTTTAAAGACCATAAACAATGACGGAAGTCTTGCGATAAATACCAATTTATTTGGAGCATTTGATAATGAACCGGTAGGTTCATCAGGACCAACAGAAGCTACTTCTTGTTTGGATGGTGTTATACAGCCAGACGGAAAAATGATACTAGTGGGAGATTTTCATACCTATAATGATGTTCTCGCAGATGGATTAGTCAGATTAAATAGTGACTATACACTAGACACTTCGTTTAATATTGGTAAAAGTTTTACCTTTAGCGATGGAGATGCTGCAATACGATCTGTAGCATTACAACCTGATGGTAAAATATTAGTAGGAGGTTATTTTGATACTTTTAGAGGAATACCTACTAAGAGCAAAGTAATTCGCCTAAATAGCAATGGAGAACTGGACAGTACTTTTAGTACTACCACCAATATTGGCTCCGGACCAACACAAATTGAAGTACAGCCAGATGGTAAAATACTTATCAATGTATCCGGCTTATTTCGACTAAATTCTGACGGAACGATAGATACTTCGTTTAATCCTCAAGCTGGTCCCAGCTTATTTGCAAAATTTGCTTTATTACCGGATGGAAAAATATTGGTTCCAGATGATAATAGAATTAAAAGAATGCATAGTAACGGAAGCATTGATACATCATTTAATTCCGGAGAATTTGATAATGCTGTTTCAAATTCTTTTGCTATTCAAGCTGACGGAAAAATTTTATGCGCCGGACGATTTAATCATTTCGATAATGTTAGCACAAGAGGTCTTTTAAGATTAAATGCAGACGGAACACTTGATCCGGGTTTTAATATTGGAACAGGTTTTAATGCTAAAGTAGAATCTGTATTTATTGAAGCTGACGGAAAAATCCTTGTAACCGGATCGTTCACCAATTATAATGGTGCCTGGTGCAATGGTTCTGTAAGACTACTTGGAGGAGATGCATTTGTTGTAAATGGTCAAAGCAAAATTGACTATACCAATAATGGATGTGATGTAAACGATATTGTATTTCCTAATTTAAAATTTGATATAGCAGCCAACTCCGTTAATTCAGTGTTTATTTCCAATAATACCGGAAATTATTCCATTCCTCTGCCATCTGGAAAACATACCATTACACCTAAATTAGAAAATCCGGAATATTTTAATATTCAGCCTAAAAGTATAAGTGCCAATTTTCCTTCTCAGGCTAGTCCTTTAATTACCAATTTCTGTTTTACACCAAATGGTATTCATCCTGATTTAGAAATTAGTTTCATACCAATAAATTCGGCAGTACCGGGCTTTATAAGTAAATATAAGATACTTTACAAAAACAAAGGAAATCAGATTCAGTCGGGCTCAGTAAATTTCACTTTTGATGATAGCATATTAGATGTTCTATTAACATCTCCAACCACAACCAGCAAAACTACTGGTAATTTGAAATGGAATTTTACCAATTTATCTCCACTTGAAACTCGTGAAATACTACTTAACATTCGTGTTAATAAACCAACAGATACACCTCCCGCAAATGGAGGAACTATTTTAAAATATACTGCAGAAATTACGTCATCTTCAACTGATGAGGCTCCTAAAGACAATACTTTTAACTTTGATCATGTTGTAGTAAATTCTTTTGATCCTAATGATAAAACATGCTTAGAAGGAGCAATAGTCCAATCTTCAAAGATTGGTGACTATGTGCATTATGTAATTCGCTTTGAAAATTCAGGCACTTACAAAGCACAGAATGTAACGGTAAGAGATGTTATAGACACAAATAAGTTTGATATAACTACATTAATCCCGCAAACCGGAAGTCATTTATTTACCACAAAAATTGCTGATGGTAATAAAGTGGAGTTTTTGTTTGAAGGTATTGATCTTCCTTTTGACGATGCTAATAATGATGGTTATGTATCTTTTAAAATTAAAACAAAATCTACTTTAAAGGCAGGAGACGAATTTAGTAATTCTTCGAGTATTTATTTTGACTATAATTCTGCAATAGTAACAAATACAGCTACTACAAAAATTGAAGGAACACTTAGTAATCCCAATTTCTCAACTACAAGTAATTTTATTATCTACCCTAATCC encodes:
- a CDS encoding DUF1842 domain-containing protein, translated to MSDLLAGAYLAQGTIGNVGTPGAPIAKFSLVVVPSQHTVTGTVVITQAIQGPDSHIVVNVKGKIYAAGIGKVTQVVSLQGQYIHSVPPPAIGSFLANFDAHLAIDNAWNGTGGFSYYKHNIENVPVAAAKNLKEELV
- a CDS encoding SRPBCC family protein — protein: MTTIHLTTKIKAPKQTVFDASRNIDIHQQSASPTNEKAIAGVTFGLINLNETVTWRGKHFGFYLTHKSKITAMDFYDYFVDEMEEGKFKTFRHEHFFEEENGVTIMKDKLQYETPFGIFGELFDILFLEKHLTQFLLERNKVLKEVSEKQI
- a CDS encoding TIGR01777 family oxidoreductase is translated as MNKLIIAAGTGFLGQVLVNHFKNKFEEIVILTRGKSQIIDGIKYVNWNARTFSGWENELENATVLINLAGKSVDCRYTEKNKKEILLSRIESTKILNKAVLNCKTPPKHWLNSSTSTIYRFSLDKQMDEIDGEIGNDFSINVALSWEKAFFKTETPNTLKTALRTSIVLGKNGGAFIPLKTLAKTGFGGKQGKGNQFISWIHEEDFANAVDFIIERKITGVINVVSPEPVRNANFMQKLRKAVGFPFGIPVNTFLLKIGSFFIRTEAELVLKSRNVIPKKLLENGFKFKFGDIDEAFTNLLKK
- a CDS encoding YqjF family protein; this encodes MNFLKAEWKNLALFNYEVDAKILEKYLPAGTEIDFWNNKCYVSLVGFMFKNTKVLGIKVPFHVNFEEINLRFYVKRFENGEWKRGVVFIKEIVPKKAITFIANTLYQEHYETQKMRHQIIENTTTNTFIYQWKSNEKWNTIELETEKNSIEIKIDSEAEFITEHYFGYTKIDSETTFEYEVQHPRWEQYKVLNHKIDIDFQKNYGSDFEFLETTFPTSVFLAKGSAIKVKNKRKLPEIQVLENLTATIDSY
- a CDS encoding GbsR/MarR family transcriptional regulator; its protein translation is MEFKEAKNKFVQTWGALGSQWGINKTMAQIHALLMVSNEPVSMEDIMDELQISRGNTSMNLKALMDWGIVYKEYKTGERREFFTAEKDLDELAVKIARERSKREIKPALKILKEVSTIDANNSAEEKHFVDQTSKLYDFVLKADNMLDKMTEFNDNWLGRLVLKIMK
- a CDS encoding DUF7619 domain-containing protein, translating into MKKLYLLLFFFLFSLLHSQNPAEIDLSYDYNDHDLILDGNVTTSITLSDGKVILVGEFTGYRTGNSVVIKTGSIIRLNSDLSYDSTFDIGKKLVGPIYSVALQSTGKIVVAGSFTSYNGTEIDRSLLRFNADGSLDTTFKSTEAKYSGIKQVKTGPDNKIYTVAGSRISRLTANGDPDSFSRSYGNSAIAFAVDKDGKMVIGAYDYDGQQAFKINPTGYPVSGYEPGFNYFDCGINSVDIQSDGKILVGGSFRSYGSKYTSYVSVNYLVRINLDGSLDTSFSCPELIGEYLGYCANAKVTVVLAQPDNKILVGGIFPPYKGAPSRNLIRLNSDGTIDNTFVTGTGTNAGINAISLRPNGNILVCASNVINGSYINLLVYNSYDIKTFFELDSKGKLVNREKSSTINAEKILQRPDGKFNIIGESRAPYHRGLKTINNDGSLAINTNLFGAFDNEPVGSSGPTEATSCLDGVIQPDGKMILVGDFHTYNDVLADGLVRLNSDYTLDTSFNIGKSFTFSDGDAAIRSVALQPDGKILVGGYFDTFRGIPTKSKVIRLNSNGELDSTFSTTTNIGSGPTQIEVQPDGKILINVSGLFRLNSDGTIDTSFNPQAGPSLFAKFALLPDGKILVPDDNRIKRMHSNGSIDTSFNSGEFDNAVSNSFAIQADGKILCAGRFNHFDNVSTRGLLRLNADGTLDPGFNIGTGFNAKVESVFIEADGKILVTGSFTNYNGAWCNGSVRLLGGDAFVVNGQSKIDYTNNGCDVNDIVFPNLKFDIAANSVNSVFISNNTGNYSIPLPSGKHTITPKLENPEYFNIQPKSISANFPSQASPLITNFCFTPNGIHPDLEISFIPINSAVPGFISKYKILYKNKGNQIQSGSVNFTFDDSILDVLLTSPTTTSKTTGNLKWNFTNLSPLETREILLNIRVNKPTDTPPANGGTILKYTAEITSSSTDEAPKDNTFNFDHVVVNSFDPNDKTCLEGAIVQSSKIGDYVHYVIRFENSGTYKAQNVTVRDVIDTNKFDITTLIPQTGSHLFTTKIADGNKVEFLFEGIDLPFDDANNDGYVSFKIKTKSTLKAGDEFSNSSSIYFDYNSAIVTNTATTKIEGTLSNPNFSTTSNFIIYPNPVHDILFISKKQDQEIKSLNVYNTLGQIILSYPNANALSQINVSNLPSGSYFIKIKSDNGVSNSTFIKK